A region from the Camelus ferus isolate YT-003-E chromosome 1, BCGSAC_Cfer_1.0, whole genome shotgun sequence genome encodes:
- the PSMG1 gene encoding proteasome assembly chaperone 1, producing the protein MATFFGEVVRAPCRAGTEDEEEDEEGRRETPEDREVRRQLARKREVRLLRRQTKTSLEVSLLEKYPCSKFIIAIGNNAVAFVSSFIMNSGVWEEVGCAKLWNEWCRTTDTIHLSPTEAFCVFYHLKSNPSVLLCQCSCYVAEDQQFQWLEKVFGSCSRKNMQVTVLTCRHVTDYKTAESTSSLHTPFLKALKTQNFREPLCCSLLEQPNIVHDLPAAVLSYCQVWKIPAVLYLCYTDVMKLDLITVEAFKPVLSSRSLKGLVKNIPQSTEILKKLMTTNEIQSNIYT; encoded by the exons ATGGCCACGTTCTTCGGGGAGGTGGTGCGGGCGCCTTGCCGAGCCGGGAccgaggacgaggaggaggacgaggaggggAGGCGGGAGACGCCTGAAGACAGGGAGGTCCGGCGGCAGCTGGCGCGGAAGAG GGAGGTGCGGCTCCTTCgaagacaaacaaaaacatctttgGAAGTTTCTCTGCTGGAAAAATATCCTTGCTCCAAGTTTATAATTGCTATAGGAAATAATGCAGTAG CATTTGTGTCATCATTTATCATGAACTCAGGAGTCTGGGAAGAAGTTGGTTGTGCTAAACTCTGGAACGAATGGTGTAGGACAACGGATACTATACATCTGTCCCCAACAGaagctttttgtgtgttttatcatCTAAAATCGAATCCCTCG GTTTTGCTCTGTCAGTGCAGCTGCTACGTCGCTGAAGATCAGCAGTTTCAGTGGCTGGAAAAG GTTTTTGGCTCATGTTCAAGGAAGAATATGCAAGTAACTGTTCTCACGTGTCGACACGTTACTGACTATAAAACTGCAGAATCAACTAGCAGCCTTCACACTCCTTTCCTGAAAGCCCTAAAAACACAGAATTTCCGAGAGCCGCTGTGCTGTTCACTGCTAGAACAACCGAATATTGTGCATGACCTTCCTGCTGCAG TTCTGAGTTATTGTCAAGTATGGAAGATCCCTGCAGTGCTGTACCTGTGTTACACTGATGTGATGAAGTTAGACTTGATTACAGTGGAAGCCTTTAAGCCTGTACTTTCATCCAGAAGCCTGAAAGGTTTGGTTAAG aatattccccagagcacagagatACTGAAGAAATTGATGACGACAAATGAGATTCAGAGTAACATTTACACATGA